The window TAAAACACGAAAGGGGCGGCCGCTTCGAATGAATCAAAGAGCAAAAATTATTCGCCTCGTACAAGGCGGAACAGCGAGCATCGAAACTCGCCTACTCTCGCTACGACAGTATTGTTTTGGGGGCCCGGATACCTTTTTATCAGGAATTCCTCTCCCTGACATTTTTTTTCGCATCGGCGCATAGACGGCAGACATGGTTACCCGGTAATCACTTGTCGTAATCAGGCTGTGTGCAGCTTGAATCTCCGATCGACTTCGGCTGCAGAAATGATCATCACCTTTTCGCAACCATGAGTGCGATGCTTGGAAGTTCCACGTGGGTGCAGCAGTGATGGACGCATTGCACCCTCGATGCCGGCTTTCGAATCTTCTCGACTCCTTGTCGAGAGATCAGTCGCCGTTAAGGCTGTGCTTCAACGAACGTTATATGTCTGCCTGCATCGCCCTGGTCTGTCATTAAAGCGACTAGGCCACCTTGGGTGACGGTGATCCCCGAGTACATCGGAGGTGGATCTTTCAGTGTTGCGAAGAGGGTGGAACGACGCGTCTCGGGATCGAAGATACGGATAGTACTGGATGTCGCTTCGCGATTGAGATAGAAGATGCCGCGGGAGGTGACCTGCCAATATCCCCAATATCCTGCTGCGGGCTGCGACAGAATCTGTGTCTCCGGCGCGTGATCCAGCTCGCGGCCAAGGTCTAGTTCTAGAACACCCATCCGCCGGGCTATCGCAAAGACCGCGGTCGCCCGGCAATCATTCGTATGCCCTCAAAACTTTGGTGATTTCATCTTTCTGACTGTTCTCACCTTCCACCTCCATACACTGTCTCGAGGAACTATCGTGCTCTCGCCTCTGCGCCTCCGCACTACTGCACTGCTATTTGTCATTTGCCCCCGCTCTTTGCGCAGACGGTGCAATCCTTCCGCGCCACGGCCGATCTCTCTGACGCGCTCAAACAGCAGCCCCCGTCGCGCCGCTCGTCATCGAGGTCGACGACACACAGCGCTTCCAGACCATGGAAGGCTTCGGCATCTCGATGGTCGAGGGCTCGGCCTGGCTGTTGCATTATCGCATCCCACCCGCGATGAGCCAGCAGATTATGACGCGCCTCTTCGATCCCCACAGCGGTATCGATCTGAGTTTCGTACGACTGCCAATCGGCTCCACCGATCTCTCTCGCGACCACTGTAGTTACGACGACACTCCCGCCGGCCAGCAGGACTCCACGCTGGCCCACTTCTCCACCGCGCGCGATGATGCCTCAGTCTTCCCAATCATGCGCGAGGCCCTCAAGCTCAATCCCGCCATCACCGTGATGGCTACCTGGAGCGCACCCGCATGGATGAAGACGAGCGACTCGATGACAGGAGGTTAGCTTCGTGAAGACGACATGTCCGTCTTCGCCCAATACCTCGTCCGCTCGCTCGAAAGCTTCAAGGAGAATGGCATTCCCGTGAAGTATCTCTCGGTCCAGAATGAGACGCTCCACGAAACCAAAGACTTCCCCGGCAGCTTAACGCTCGCCGACCAGCAAAAGCACCTCATCGGCAGCTATCTTGGACCAGATATGCGCCGGGCTGGTCTCACCACAGAGGTGCTGGCCTACGATCACAACTGGGACCATCCCGAATACCCTCTCGAAATCCTCTCTGATCCTGCCGCCAGTCCCTTTGTCGCCGGGTCCGCGCTGCATTGTTATGGCGGTGATCCAAGCGCTCAATCTGTGATCCATCAGAAGTTTCCTGGTAAGGACATCTGGATGACAGAGTGCTCAGGCGGGACTTGGCAGAAGGAAAACCCACTTGCTGTCACCACCCACTTGCTCATCGACAGCACACGCAACTGGGCCAGGGCAGTCGCACTATGGGGTGTCATCCTCGATACCGATCACAACCCTCACGCCGGTGGCTGCGGGACCTGCCGCGGCCTCGTCACGGTCAACCTTAAAGAGCAGCCCGCCACGGTCACCTACACCGGCGACTTTTACGCTCTCGCTCAAGCGAGCAAATTCGCTCAACCCGGTGCTGTCCGCATCAACTCTTCCTCACTCGGTCGACAGAGCCTGGAGAGTGTCGCCTTCCAAAATAACGATGGCTCCATCGTTCTGCTTGTCTTTAACAATCGCCCCGACACAGCAGAGTTCGATATAACGTGGAGCGGCAGTTCGTTCCACACGTCGCTTCCGGCCCAGTCCCTGGCCACGTACATCTGGCCGCGCAGACACGGACCGAAGACATAATCCTCATCGAAGCCAACGACAGGTCGCAGGCCGAACGATCTCGAACTTTCATAGACTCGAATCATGGAAGGCCGTAGCGCACGAGCAACCCAGCAATGTGGAGTACAGAAAAGTGTTGGTCGGCCATGGTGGACGACCTTCGAACTTTTCATGCTTTAGACACATCCCATTCATCTCCCCTCGGTGCCTTTCCTCAATCATCCGCAATCGCAGGCTCTCTAAAAAAGAGGCCTTCAACTTTCAAACCTGCCCTCAATCCTAAGATTGAACCACAAGTCCATCGACTGGCCGACGACAACGTTAAGCCATGTCGGTAATGTTGCATCGTTGTAATTCAACCATCAGATTCGGCGGCGAAACCTCTGAGTGTGACCATCTTGAAGGGCACCCTCGAGACCGATCTTGGGTATTGGAGAGGCACGATGCGTAAGAAGCTCGGAGTACTTTTTTGTCTGTTAGCGACCACCGTGGCGTACGGTCAGCTTCCCAGCAGTACACTCAATGGCAGAGTGACCGACCCTCAAGGTCTCAGGGTGTTCGGGGCGCAAGTGACAGTCACAAATCTGGCCCAGGGCACCTCGCGCGAGACGCAGACCAACTCCGAAGGTCTCTACGTCTTCCCTTCCTTGGAAGTTGGAACGTACGATCTGCGAGTCGAGAGTCCGACCTTCGCTACGACCGAGACCCACGGCCTTATCCTCGCAGCAGGCAAGACACAAACCGTCGACATCGGTCTGCACGCCGCAGGTGCCAAGGAGACAATCAATGTCGCCGGGGACAACCAGGCCGTCGATCTCACCCAGTCCATCATTCAAGGACAAATTACGTCGCAGACCATCTCGACTATTCCCCTCAACGGCAGAAACTTTCTCGAGCTCGCATATCTTGTACCAGGTAACCGCCCGGCACCGACCTTCGACCCCACCAAAACAAACACGCTCGAAGTAAGCTCTGCGGGGGGATTCGGAAGAGGCGGCAACATTACCGTTGACGGCGGAGACAACAACGACGAAGTGGTTGGTGGCACGCTCGCAAACTTCCCTGAGGACTCCATCCAGGAGTTCCAGATAGCGACCGCAAGATTCACCGCCGAGGTCGGGCGTTCCGGCAACAGCATCGTCAACATCGTCACCAAGACCGGGACGAACCAATATCACGGCTCCCTCTTCTTCTATGAACGCAATCGAAATCTGCAGGCACTCCCAGCAACGTTCGACCGCTCCCTTCCCACTCCGCCCTTCGACCGCGAGCAGTACGGCGCAGCCCTCGGTGGTCCAATTCGAAAGGACAAGGCTTGGTTCTTCTCTGGTTTCGAATACCGCGATCAGAATGCAGCGCTCCAAACCGGCACGCGCAACTTCGCTACCTCTCAAATTCAAAATACCTCCGCTCCCTCCCCACTTCGAGAAGCGCTCTGGTCAACACGATACGACCAGCAGCTCGGCTCAAAGAACACCCTCATGGTGCGCTACTCCTTCAACCGTTCCACGGACACCGGCGAAGCAACGCCTTCCCAAACCACACCCTCCTTCACTGCAGCAGAACGGCAGAACTCGCTCAATCGATTTAACTCGGTCGTTGCTGGCCTCACAACAGTCCTGTCTCCCACTCGCGTCAACAACTTTGCCTTCCACTACGACAACTTCTACAACAACATTCCGCCCTACCCCCTCGATGCGCCCACAATAAATCCGCAGTTAAACCTGACCAACGAACTCATCTTTCCGGATCTCGCGGACGGAGCAAACTTCAACCTCCCACAAGCCACCTATCTGAATCGATATCAATTCGGAGACGCATTCTCCTGGGCTTTGGGGAAGCACGCCCTTAGGTTCGGCGGCGAGTTTCAGCACTACACCGCACACGGACTGATCAACGTCTTCGGCACCGGGACGGTCATCCTGACCAGCAACTTCGGCTTTGCCGATTTGAACGGTGACGGCAAGATTGACGATCTTGATATTCCCGAAGCAGTTGGAATCAAAAGCAGTGCGCCTGTCACTCCAGTCCCGATCCCAACCGTCTTCAACAGCTACCTTGCGTTCTATGCCCAGGACGACTGGCGCGTCCTACCCAAGCTGACTCTCAACCTTGGCCTGCGTTGGGAGTACGACTCCAACCTCACCGGGACCTCCAGCGCCCACGACCCCTGTCCCAATCTGACCACGCTGCCAACTATCCCATGCACCTGGATGGCAAACGTCATCGACCTCAAGAAATCGCCCGACAAGAAAGACTTCAGCCCACGCATCGGCTTCGCCTACGATCCATTCGGCATGGGAAAGACCGTCATCCGCGGCGGCTATGGCATCTATTACGACCGCATCATTCTTGAAAGCGGTTCCGAAGAGCTCGTGCAGAACGATCGCGCTTTGACCGTAACCCAATACGCGGGCTCTTACTGCGTCTCTCCCTTCGTGCCGGGTCCGCCGAGTCTCAATGCTTGCTTTGCTCCTCAAGCAACCTTTGGCACCGGCAGCCCCAGCCTGGCAGCACCGTTCAGCGGCCCCCACCAGACCGGCGGAGTGGGCATGATTGGCATGGGCCCTGACTCCCATCATCCCCTCATTCAACAATTCTCTCTCGGCTTCCAGCAGCAATTCGCCAGCAACTGGATCATGTCAGCCGATGGCCTGCACGTCTTCGCGAATCGGCAGTTGAATGGCCACCTCCTTCGCAGCACCGACTCCACATCGCCATACGTCGACTGCCCGGGCAACAACGTACCGTGCAGCTTGACCGACCCGCTCAGCGGAATCTCCGACAACATCACTCTCATCGAGTCCAGGGCAAAATCTTGGTACGACGGCCTCATCTTCAGTCTTCAGCATCAGCAGTCAAAGCTGGGACACGTCGCCTATCAATACAACATCAGCTACACGCTCTCAAAGACGCTGGACTACTCCGACGACGACCAACTCACCAACAACAACGCCAACGAGCAGGTCAATCTCGTCGAAGGAATCAATCAGCCTCAACTCGAGAAGGGATACGCCGTCACCGACGAGCTCAATCGCATCACGCTCTACGGAGAAGTGCAGTTTCCATGGCTAATCTCCTTCGCCCCGATCTACACCTTCGGCTCTGGCGTGCCCGCAGACACTTTCCTGCCGGGTACGGCCGTCAACGGAGCCAGCGGATCCCGTCTTCCCCTCATCTCGCGCAACTCCCTTGGTCGCGAGATCAAAAACAGTAATCAGCTGAACGCAATGATCGATAAGTGGAACGCTCTTCCAGTGTGCCCGGCGGCATTTCCTTGCCTCGCCGGAGGCATCCTTCAGCACGTCCCCGCAAACATCAACTTCTTCAGTCCATTCAGCTCTCTCGACTTCCGCTTGCAGAAGCAATTCAAATTCAAGGATCGGATCGCACTTAACCTCATCGGAGAAGCATTTAATATATTCAACGAGACGAACATCCGCGGGACCAGCAACAACAACTACCCGGGACGCAACATCTCCATCAGCCCCTTTGAGCCGGCGCAGAACGGCCAACCCGCACAGACTGTCCAGTCAAACTTCTACTCCGCAGTCACAACCGCAGGTGGGTTCTTCGGCTCCGGCGGTCCCAGGGCATTCCAACTCGCAGCACGCCTGACCTTTTGATTCCCGAACTCGAAGGTAACAAGGATGACAACAATACCCATCGTGGACGAAGACACAGCTACGGGAGCAGTAGCTGACGCATACGCCGATTACCGAGCACGTTTTGGCCGCGATCATGTCCCAGGCATCCTCAAATGCTTCGCGACCCATCCACCGCTTCTGGAGCAGATGATCGCACTTGCCTCTACTCTGCTCTTCACCGAGAGTCACCTCAGTCGCAAAGTCAAGGAGATGATCGCGACTCATGTCTCGGTGCTCAACGCTTGTCCTTACTGCCTCGACAGCCACGCATTCTCTCTGCGAAACCAGGGAGGGAGCGATGAGTTATTGCTTGCGTTGTTTAACTCAAAACTGGACAGTTCAGAGATCAATATCAAGGAGCGTTGCATGCTTCAGTTCGTAGGCAAGATCACGAATGAGTCGTACAGGGTCTCCCCGGATGACATCAGCCTGCTGGGCACTTGCGAATGGAGCCACCAGGAAATCGCCGAAGCAGTCCACATTACAGCTCTATTTGCCTGTTTCAACCGTGTCGCCAACGCCTTCGGACTGCCGTCCCAGCACCTTTTGGATCTTGGTCCCAACCTGGCCCACACAAAAGAAAGCGCATGAATATGTTGAAAACGGAACAGGCATCCATATTTCTTCGCGGCGTCGAAGAGAATCCCAAGCCCAGCGTCTACCGCGATCTCATCGAAAATGCGAGAGCCACAGGGGCTGACTATTGGCAGATCTGGCATCTCCTCGCCTTCGATCCTGAAGCCGCCCATCACCTCGCCGCCCTCTCGCACACTCTCATGCACAAAGAGTGCCCCATCAGCCCC is drawn from Edaphobacter lichenicola and contains these coding sequences:
- a CDS encoding glycoside hydrolase family 30 beta sandwich domain-containing protein, which produces MESVAFQNNDGSIVLLVFNNRPDTAEFDITWSGSSFHTSLPAQSLATYIWPRRHGPKT
- a CDS encoding TonB-dependent receptor, translated to MRKKLGVLFCLLATTVAYGQLPSSTLNGRVTDPQGLRVFGAQVTVTNLAQGTSRETQTNSEGLYVFPSLEVGTYDLRVESPTFATTETHGLILAAGKTQTVDIGLHAAGAKETINVAGDNQAVDLTQSIIQGQITSQTISTIPLNGRNFLELAYLVPGNRPAPTFDPTKTNTLEVSSAGGFGRGGNITVDGGDNNDEVVGGTLANFPEDSIQEFQIATARFTAEVGRSGNSIVNIVTKTGTNQYHGSLFFYERNRNLQALPATFDRSLPTPPFDREQYGAALGGPIRKDKAWFFSGFEYRDQNAALQTGTRNFATSQIQNTSAPSPLREALWSTRYDQQLGSKNTLMVRYSFNRSTDTGEATPSQTTPSFTAAERQNSLNRFNSVVAGLTTVLSPTRVNNFAFHYDNFYNNIPPYPLDAPTINPQLNLTNELIFPDLADGANFNLPQATYLNRYQFGDAFSWALGKHALRFGGEFQHYTAHGLINVFGTGTVILTSNFGFADLNGDGKIDDLDIPEAVGIKSSAPVTPVPIPTVFNSYLAFYAQDDWRVLPKLTLNLGLRWEYDSNLTGTSSAHDPCPNLTTLPTIPCTWMANVIDLKKSPDKKDFSPRIGFAYDPFGMGKTVIRGGYGIYYDRIILESGSEELVQNDRALTVTQYAGSYCVSPFVPGPPSLNACFAPQATFGTGSPSLAAPFSGPHQTGGVGMIGMGPDSHHPLIQQFSLGFQQQFASNWIMSADGLHVFANRQLNGHLLRSTDSTSPYVDCPGNNVPCSLTDPLSGISDNITLIESRAKSWYDGLIFSLQHQQSKLGHVAYQYNISYTLSKTLDYSDDDQLTNNNANEQVNLVEGINQPQLEKGYAVTDELNRITLYGEVQFPWLISFAPIYTFGSGVPADTFLPGTAVNGASGSRLPLISRNSLGREIKNSNQLNAMIDKWNALPVCPAAFPCLAGGILQHVPANINFFSPFSSLDFRLQKQFKFKDRIALNLIGEAFNIFNETNIRGTSNNNYPGRNISISPFEPAQNGQPAQTVQSNFYSAVTTAGGFFGSGGPRAFQLAARLTF
- a CDS encoding carboxymuconolactone decarboxylase family protein; the protein is MTTIPIVDEDTATGAVADAYADYRARFGRDHVPGILKCFATHPPLLEQMIALASTLLFTESHLSRKVKEMIATHVSVLNACPYCLDSHAFSLRNQGGSDELLLALFNSKLDSSEINIKERCMLQFVGKITNESYRVSPDDISLLGTCEWSHQEIAEAVHITALFACFNRVANAFGLPSQHLLDLGPNLAHTKESA